The Desulfohalovibrio reitneri genome contains a region encoding:
- a CDS encoding lipid-binding SYLF domain-containing protein, translating into MIIIPRRIRSPLPLLLAVLLLAACSAKNSGTPPPEPEIPPHLADVLEQSALAVERLAAKPENAALAELLPNARAVMVFPEVTGAGIVFQGGSGRGVLTARVGVDGGFGPPVFYKLTWLGAGVQAGFSKTSLLYLVMDDDTLDGLVENSMDLGADVRQVSGEEMARDQVALSEALGGVVLFTDATGYELGAQVKTQLITASRSGVRQSYGDNATMRGVALGHGAAVPGSARPLMRALRAASE; encoded by the coding sequence ATGATCATAATTCCGCGTCGAATCCGCTCGCCGCTGCCGCTGTTGCTGGCGGTCCTTCTCCTGGCCGCCTGCTCCGCCAAGAACTCCGGAACCCCGCCGCCCGAGCCGGAGATTCCGCCGCATCTGGCCGACGTGCTGGAGCAATCCGCACTGGCCGTGGAACGGCTGGCGGCCAAGCCGGAAAACGCCGCCCTGGCCGAACTGCTGCCCAACGCGCGCGCCGTGATGGTATTCCCGGAAGTCACCGGCGCGGGCATCGTTTTCCAAGGCGGCTCGGGCCGGGGTGTACTCACGGCGCGAGTCGGGGTGGACGGCGGCTTCGGCCCGCCGGTATTCTACAAGCTCACCTGGCTGGGCGCGGGCGTGCAAGCCGGGTTCAGCAAGACATCCCTGCTCTATCTCGTCATGGACGACGACACCCTGGACGGACTGGTGGAAAACTCCATGGACCTGGGAGCTGACGTGCGTCAGGTGAGCGGCGAGGAGATGGCCCGCGACCAGGTGGCCCTGAGCGAGGCCCTGGGCGGGGTGGTGCTCTTCACCGACGCCACCGGATACGAGCTGGGCGCGCAGGTCAAGACGCAGCTGATCACGGCCTCCCGCAGCGGTGTTCGCCAGTCCTATGGGGACAACGCCACCATGCGCGGAGTGGCGCTGGGCCACGGCGCGGCCGTGCCCGGGTCCGCCCGCCCGCTGATGCGCGCCCTCCGCGCGGCCTCGGAGTAA
- a CDS encoding FKBP-type peptidyl-prolyl cis-trans isomerase, translating into MAQAKEGDKVKVHYTGKLDDGTVFDSSEGREPLEFKVGDQMVIPGFENAVVGLEEGESTTISFGPEDGYGNYQEGLSANISKEQIPEHIQPEVGMMLQFTTETGEPAHVVVTEIGEEEITLDANHPLAGQNLTFEITLQEIE; encoded by the coding sequence ATGGCCCAGGCCAAAGAAGGCGACAAGGTCAAGGTCCATTATACCGGCAAGCTGGATGACGGCACCGTGTTCGATTCCTCCGAGGGCCGCGAGCCCCTGGAGTTCAAGGTGGGCGACCAGATGGTCATCCCCGGGTTCGAGAATGCTGTGGTGGGCCTTGAGGAAGGCGAATCCACCACCATCAGCTTTGGCCCGGAAGATGGCTACGGCAATTATCAGGAAGGCCTCAGCGCCAATATCTCCAAGGAACAGATTCCCGAGCACATCCAGCCCGAAGTGGGCATGATGCTGCAGTTCACCACCGAGACCGGCGAGCCCGCCCACGTGGTGGTCACCGAGATCGGCGAAGAGGAGATCACCCTCGACGCCAACCACCCCCTCGCGGGGCAGAACCTCACCTTCGAGATCACGCTGCAAGAGATCGAGTAG
- a CDS encoding biliverdin-producing heme oxygenase: protein MPCHIESQVPGDVDGLFSVVREAVMDLHDRAEYHSPLSRVRDKTAGLEEYRDALARLHGFVAPAERTVGRALEGLMELSSRRRLSHLEDDLLFLGLSRAEIDALPRCESLPTMNEPSEALGVLYILEGSRLGGKVLAAATRESLGLAGRGCAYFDSAGADVAPMWRSFRREAAGLLPDAGHRRRFVDSARRGFELVNDWLGGTSG from the coding sequence ATGCCGTGTCATATCGAATCGCAAGTCCCTGGTGATGTTGACGGACTGTTCAGTGTGGTGCGCGAGGCGGTCATGGACCTGCACGACCGGGCAGAATACCACAGCCCCTTGTCGCGGGTGCGGGACAAGACCGCCGGTCTGGAGGAATACCGCGATGCCCTGGCCCGCCTGCACGGGTTCGTGGCACCCGCCGAGCGGACAGTTGGCCGGGCGCTGGAGGGGCTGATGGAGTTGTCCTCCAGGCGGCGGCTTTCCCATCTTGAGGACGACCTGCTTTTTCTGGGCCTGTCGCGGGCGGAGATCGACGCCCTGCCCCGCTGCGAGAGCCTGCCCACGATGAACGAGCCCTCCGAGGCCCTTGGCGTGCTCTATATCCTGGAAGGATCCAGGCTGGGCGGCAAGGTGCTGGCCGCCGCGACCAGGGAAAGCCTCGGTCTCGCCGGACGCGGATGCGCCTATTTCGATTCCGCCGGTGCGGACGTGGCTCCCATGTGGCGGTCCTTTCGCCGGGAAGCGGCCGGACTGCTGCCCGATGCCGGCCATCGCCGCCGGTTCGTGGATTCCGCCCGGCGGGGCTTCGAGTTGGTGAACGACTGGCTTGGAGGAACGAGTGGCTGA
- a CDS encoding dihydroorotate dehydrogenase, translating into MDLSVSVGPLRLKNPVLTASGTFGYGLEFSRYGDLSKLGGIVVKGLSLKPRQGNPMPRIAETPCGMLNAIGIQNIGVEAFLKQKLPRLPHDRTAIIANLYACDEAEFGELAGVLAGEEGIAALEVNVSCPNVKSGGAAFGRDPSVVHRVTEEVKKRSGNTPVMIKLSPNVDDIALAARAAEEGGADAVSAINTLVGMAVDVRTRKPALANIVGGLSGPAIKPVALRCVYQIARAVSLPVVGLGGISSAEDALEFMLVGASAVQVGTANFIRPDFAFDLVDELEKLAGELGIESLDAYRGSLET; encoded by the coding sequence ATGGACCTGTCCGTTTCCGTCGGCCCCCTGCGGCTGAAGAACCCCGTGCTGACCGCCTCCGGCACCTTCGGCTACGGCCTGGAGTTTTCCCGCTACGGCGACCTGTCCAAGCTGGGCGGCATCGTGGTCAAGGGGCTATCCCTCAAGCCGCGGCAGGGCAACCCCATGCCCCGCATCGCCGAGACCCCCTGCGGCATGCTCAACGCCATCGGCATCCAGAACATCGGGGTGGAGGCGTTTCTCAAGCAGAAACTGCCCCGCCTGCCCCACGACCGGACCGCGATCATCGCCAATCTCTACGCCTGCGACGAGGCGGAGTTCGGCGAACTGGCCGGGGTGCTGGCCGGAGAGGAGGGCATCGCCGCCCTGGAGGTCAACGTCTCCTGCCCCAACGTCAAGAGCGGCGGTGCGGCCTTCGGACGCGACCCCTCCGTGGTCCATCGCGTGACCGAGGAGGTCAAGAAGCGGAGCGGGAATACGCCGGTGATGATCAAGCTCAGCCCCAACGTGGACGACATAGCCCTGGCCGCCCGCGCGGCCGAGGAAGGCGGGGCCGACGCGGTGTCGGCCATTAATACCCTCGTGGGCATGGCCGTGGACGTGCGCACCCGCAAGCCCGCCCTGGCCAACATTGTTGGCGGGCTGTCAGGTCCGGCCATCAAGCCGGTGGCCCTGCGCTGCGTGTACCAGATCGCCCGGGCCGTCTCCTTGCCGGTGGTGGGGCTGGGCGGCATCTCCTCGGCCGAGGACGCCCTGGAGTTCATGCTGGTCGGGGCCAGCGCCGTCCAGGTGGGCACGGCCAACTTCATCCGGCCGGACTTCGCCTTCGACTTGGTGGACGAGCTGGAAAAGCTGGCGGGCGAACTGGGCATCGAGAGCCTGGACGCCTACCGGGGCTCCCTGGAAACCTGA
- a CDS encoding ATP-binding protein codes for MAEGTYIDDAGREVDLSSCEREPIHIPGAIQPHGLFLALREPDLTIAVVSDNVQDFLGKEAKDLLGTGFEELLDETDGLHRALAEDDLERANPMRVRLAADDAPYDLALHRSQGLLLAELEPSRDRDAIELARRIRLAMADLQRTEGLQDLFEAAVCVVRDLTGFERVMVYRFDKEWNGQVVAEDKADHLTPYLGLRYPASDIPKQARALYSLNKVRLIADSAYQPAHLVPGGNPLTGEPLDLSLVGLRSVSPIHREYLGNMGVTASMSIALNRRETLWGIIALHDHRSPRYPSYELRRACELVGDSVALLISEREAMREYDALREKDSLRRELTGRMQQADDFLEALLTGSPDLRDVAGAEAVAVIWRGEVRGLGPLPPEKRLRELAAAIAERDTGGLWASQSLPEDLPGFEDIQETACGVLAGAINRDRHEYVLWLRPERARVVSWGGNPEKPVRAKEGESGLVLHPRTSFELWKQEVRGRAEPWSRAEEEAASRLRVNLVDEAITRANRELRLVNERLREKNAEMDSFAYVVSHDLKEPLRGLQFHSKTLLRDHGDKLDEKGIHKLERIKGLSERMTGLMDALLEYSRMGRTELRVQECDLNEVVENVLELLRTSVERKGFEVRIPEPLPCVSCDPVKIGEVYNNLISNALKYNDKAEKWIKLGADESNGEAWLYVRDNGIGIEQEHHGDIFGMFKRLHGREEWGGGTGSGLAMVAKILERHESSIKVESEPGEETTFYFNLPLCGG; via the coding sequence GTGGCTGAGGGGACATACATCGACGACGCCGGCCGCGAGGTGGACCTGTCCTCCTGCGAGCGCGAGCCCATCCACATTCCCGGAGCCATCCAGCCTCACGGTCTTTTTCTGGCCCTGCGCGAACCGGACCTGACAATCGCTGTGGTTTCGGATAACGTCCAGGATTTTCTGGGGAAGGAAGCGAAGGACCTGCTCGGGACCGGCTTCGAAGAGTTGTTGGATGAGACGGATGGCCTGCATCGCGCCCTGGCCGAGGACGACCTGGAGCGAGCCAACCCCATGCGGGTCCGGCTGGCCGCGGACGACGCGCCCTACGACCTGGCCCTGCACCGCTCCCAGGGGCTCCTGCTGGCCGAGTTGGAGCCCTCGCGCGACCGGGACGCGATTGAATTGGCCCGCCGCATCCGTCTGGCCATGGCCGATTTGCAGCGGACCGAGGGCCTGCAAGACCTCTTCGAGGCGGCGGTGTGCGTGGTGCGGGACCTGACCGGCTTCGAGCGGGTCATGGTCTACCGCTTCGACAAGGAGTGGAACGGGCAGGTGGTGGCGGAGGACAAGGCGGATCACCTGACGCCCTATCTGGGGCTGCGCTATCCGGCATCGGACATCCCCAAACAGGCCAGGGCCCTGTACTCCCTGAACAAGGTGCGCCTCATCGCGGACAGTGCCTACCAGCCCGCCCACCTGGTCCCGGGGGGGAATCCGCTCACCGGCGAGCCGCTGGACCTCTCCCTGGTGGGGCTGCGCAGCGTCTCGCCCATCCACCGCGAATACCTGGGCAACATGGGGGTGACGGCCTCCATGTCCATCGCCCTCAACCGCCGGGAGACACTGTGGGGCATCATCGCCCTGCATGACCACCGGAGCCCCCGCTATCCCTCCTATGAACTGCGACGCGCGTGCGAGTTGGTGGGCGACAGCGTGGCCCTGCTCATTTCCGAGCGGGAGGCCATGCGCGAGTACGACGCCCTGCGCGAGAAGGACTCCCTGCGTCGGGAACTGACTGGGCGGATGCAGCAAGCCGATGATTTCCTTGAAGCCCTGCTCACCGGCAGCCCGGATCTGCGCGACGTGGCCGGGGCCGAGGCGGTGGCCGTCATCTGGCGCGGTGAAGTGCGCGGCCTCGGACCGCTGCCGCCAGAGAAGCGGCTGCGCGAGCTGGCCGCGGCCATAGCCGAGCGCGACACCGGCGGGCTGTGGGCCAGCCAGTCCCTGCCCGAGGACCTGCCCGGGTTCGAGGACATTCAAGAGACCGCCTGCGGCGTGCTGGCCGGGGCCATAAACCGCGACCGGCACGAGTACGTGCTCTGGCTGCGTCCGGAGCGGGCGCGCGTCGTCTCCTGGGGCGGCAACCCGGAGAAACCGGTCCGGGCGAAAGAGGGGGAGTCCGGCCTGGTCCTGCATCCCCGCACATCCTTCGAGTTGTGGAAGCAGGAGGTGCGCGGGCGGGCCGAGCCTTGGAGCCGGGCCGAGGAGGAGGCCGCCTCCAGGTTGCGGGTGAACCTGGTGGACGAAGCCATCACCCGGGCCAACCGGGAACTGCGGCTGGTCAACGAGCGCTTGCGGGAGAAGAACGCGGAGATGGACTCCTTCGCCTATGTGGTCTCCCATGACCTCAAGGAGCCGCTTCGCGGCCTGCAGTTCCATTCCAAGACCCTTCTGCGCGACCACGGAGACAAGCTGGACGAGAAAGGGATCCACAAGCTGGAGCGCATCAAGGGGCTCTCGGAGCGCATGACGGGACTGATGGACGCCCTGCTGGAATATTCGCGCATGGGGCGGACGGAGCTTCGTGTCCAGGAGTGCGACCTGAACGAGGTTGTGGAGAACGTCCTCGAGCTTCTGCGGACCTCGGTCGAGCGGAAGGGCTTCGAGGTGCGGATTCCAGAGCCCTTGCCGTGTGTCAGCTGCGATCCGGTCAAGATCGGCGAGGTCTACAACAACCTGATTTCCAATGCCCTCAAATACAATGACAAGGCCGAAAAGTGGATCAAGCTTGGCGCCGACGAATCGAACGGTGAAGCTTGGCTGTACGTCCGCGACAACGGCATCGGCATCGAGCAAGAGCACCACGGCGACATTTTCGGCATGTTCAAGCGGTTGCACGGCCGCGAGGAGTGGGGCGGCGGCACTGGTTCCGGTTTGGCCATGGTGGCCAAGATACTGGAACGGCACGAAAGTTCCATCAAAGTGGAGTCCGAACCCGGGGAAGAAACCACATTTTACTTCAATTTACCCCTTTGCGGGGGGTGA
- a CDS encoding peptidase U32 family protein — MNAATPQILAPAGDPDSFLAALAAGADAVYAAPKHFSARMEADNFGVRELGRLRELAEKRGAELHVPLNVMLKPDEVEQAGRMLARLSRDAAPHALIFSDPAVPALARAAGFKGRLNLSTLGAATHPAAMAQAARLGVERVILPRELTIDEIRQFDQARPEGVDLEVFVHGALCYGVSGRCWWSSFLGGKSGLRGRCVQPCRRYYSGKGAQGRLFSCRDLSLDVLVKLLAETPGVACWKIEGRKKGPHYVYYTVAAYRALRDGQGSADSKKLAMDLLEQALGRPSTHGSFLPQKPHPVVTPATSTASGLFVGKIGKPYQGKAPLTPRQPLLKDDRLRVGSEDEPGHMTLRVTRNVPKGGRYDIRPKDKMPRPGTPVLLIDRREPELLEALAAMRKELEAIPTRKPSKSPFKAPKLKPAPPPKRMQRLDVHRRPPSGRPAGEVGIWLKPGSPRDVNRTMRQRLWWWMPPVLWPGEEEWARLALRDVITSGARRIVLNAPWQMDLLPEGTEAEVWAGPFCNLGNPQAVQAMAELGFSGAFVSPELPREDLLAMPLASPLPLGLVVGGMWPLCLSRHLADEVKVGMPYFSPKGEPLWARTFGETTWVYPGWPVDLSKEIPDLRQAGYTILANLHESKPKSVPHAQRISEFNYRLKLL; from the coding sequence ATGAACGCAGCCACCCCGCAAATACTCGCGCCCGCGGGCGATCCCGATTCCTTCCTGGCGGCCCTGGCGGCCGGGGCGGACGCCGTGTACGCCGCGCCCAAGCATTTCAGCGCCCGCATGGAGGCGGACAACTTCGGCGTGCGCGAACTGGGACGGCTGCGCGAATTGGCCGAAAAACGCGGCGCCGAATTGCACGTCCCCCTCAACGTCATGCTCAAGCCGGACGAGGTGGAGCAGGCGGGGCGCATGCTGGCCCGGCTGAGCCGCGACGCCGCGCCCCACGCCCTCATCTTCTCCGACCCGGCCGTGCCCGCCCTGGCCCGGGCCGCGGGGTTCAAGGGGCGGCTGAACCTCTCCACCCTGGGCGCGGCCACCCATCCCGCCGCCATGGCCCAGGCCGCAAGGCTGGGCGTGGAGCGGGTCATTCTGCCGCGCGAACTGACCATCGACGAAATCCGCCAGTTCGACCAAGCCCGGCCGGAAGGAGTGGACCTTGAGGTCTTCGTGCACGGCGCGCTGTGCTACGGCGTCTCGGGCCGCTGCTGGTGGTCCAGCTTCCTGGGCGGCAAGAGCGGCCTGCGCGGGCGCTGCGTGCAGCCATGCCGCCGGTATTACTCCGGCAAGGGGGCGCAGGGCCGCCTCTTCTCCTGCCGCGACCTCTCCCTGGACGTGCTGGTGAAGCTGCTGGCCGAGACCCCTGGGGTGGCCTGCTGGAAGATCGAGGGCCGCAAGAAGGGGCCGCACTACGTCTACTACACCGTGGCCGCCTACCGCGCCCTGCGCGACGGCCAAGGCTCGGCCGACTCCAAAAAGCTGGCCATGGACCTGCTGGAACAGGCCCTTGGCCGCCCCTCCACCCACGGCTCCTTCCTCCCGCAGAAGCCGCATCCGGTGGTCACTCCGGCCACCTCCACCGCTTCCGGCCTCTTCGTGGGCAAGATCGGCAAGCCATACCAGGGCAAGGCCCCCCTCACCCCGCGTCAGCCCCTGCTCAAGGACGACCGGCTGCGGGTGGGCAGCGAGGACGAGCCCGGCCACATGACCCTGCGGGTGACGCGCAACGTGCCCAAGGGCGGCCGCTACGACATCCGGCCCAAAGACAAGATGCCCCGGCCGGGCACCCCCGTGCTGCTCATCGACCGCCGCGAGCCCGAACTTCTGGAAGCCCTGGCGGCCATGCGCAAGGAACTGGAGGCCATTCCCACGCGCAAGCCCTCCAAGAGCCCGTTCAAAGCACCCAAGCTGAAACCCGCTCCACCACCCAAACGCATGCAGCGTCTGGACGTGCACCGCCGCCCGCCCTCCGGCCGGCCGGCCGGGGAGGTCGGCATCTGGCTCAAGCCCGGCTCGCCACGGGATGTGAACCGCACCATGCGCCAGCGGCTGTGGTGGTGGATGCCCCCAGTGCTGTGGCCGGGCGAGGAGGAATGGGCCCGGCTGGCCCTGCGCGACGTCATCACCTCCGGGGCGCGGCGCATCGTGCTCAACGCCCCCTGGCAAATGGACCTGCTGCCGGAAGGCACCGAGGCCGAAGTCTGGGCCGGTCCCTTCTGCAACCTTGGCAACCCCCAGGCGGTGCAGGCCATGGCCGAACTCGGCTTCTCCGGGGCCTTCGTCTCGCCTGAGTTGCCGCGCGAGGACCTGCTGGCCATGCCCCTGGCCAGCCCCCTGCCGCTGGGGCTGGTGGTCGGCGGCATGTGGCCGCTGTGCCTCTCCCGCCACCTGGCCGACGAGGTCAAGGTCGGCATGCCCTACTTCAGCCCCAAGGGCGAACCCCTCTGGGCGCGCACCTTCGGGGAAACCACCTGGGTCTACCCCGGCTGGCCCGTGGACCTGTCCAAGGAAATCCCCGATCTGCGCCAGGCGGGCTACACCATCCTGGCCAACCTCCACGAGTCCAAACCCAAATCCGTCCCCCACGCCCAACGCATCTCGGAATTCAACTACCGGCTGAAACTGCTGTAA
- the sucD gene encoding succinate--CoA ligase subunit alpha produces the protein MLLDEHRSKALFREAGLPVPRGVLLSADERPAVPFDPPWVAKSQVLAGGRGKAGGVVAVERAEDLEPALDRLWGLRIGGKPTRLVRLEPRSDIDRELYLSFAVSRERGGLVLAVRGAGGVDVESADDSRTLVQDIDLPDGPSPHQVRAAFFALGLPPHMFRDFAALVGRLFEAVRDRGLLLAEINPLAVTPDGSFLCLDGKVEIDDASLAADPELERFFEPLHHTPEESEARAAGLAYVGLDGWVGLLANGAGLAMATMDTLNLAGLPAANFLDLGGAADVARMRRGLDLLFGDTRVRAVFINLYGGILSCADVARALQSALDGRAPEKPLVVRMAGNGAEEGRRLLADLDLKGIHPAETMPSALELLGNMGPRVQWNGPAPGAEDEANPGAALPVVLDTGERSQPDALRLTGETRVLVQGITGKVAAGHTRRMLDYGTNVVGGVTPFKGGQTVHGLPVHDSVEEAVREHDVELSVVFVPASFAPDAILEAARAGVPWVVCITEGVAQQEMLRLLPKLERLGTRLIGPNTPGVIAPGRAKAGIMPVDPFTPGRVAILSRSGTLTYEAAARLSRAGIGQSLALGIGGDPFVGGGFAEALDMLADDGETDAVLLLGEIGGRAEERLAEHVLRTGFAKPLAAFLAGVTAPPGRRLGHAGAILEESSGEVASKIHALRSAGVELCPDLESIPGVMAGLLE, from the coding sequence ATGCTGCTGGACGAGCACCGCAGCAAGGCCCTCTTCCGCGAGGCCGGACTGCCCGTGCCCCGGGGCGTTCTGCTCAGCGCGGATGAGCGGCCGGCCGTTCCGTTTGATCCTCCCTGGGTGGCCAAGTCCCAGGTGCTGGCGGGCGGACGCGGCAAGGCGGGCGGAGTGGTGGCGGTGGAGAGGGCGGAGGATCTGGAACCCGCCCTTGACCGGTTGTGGGGCCTTCGCATCGGCGGCAAGCCCACCCGGCTGGTCCGCCTGGAACCCCGGTCGGACATCGACCGGGAACTGTACCTTTCCTTCGCGGTCTCGCGCGAGCGCGGCGGGCTGGTCCTGGCCGTGCGCGGCGCGGGCGGGGTGGATGTGGAGTCCGCGGACGACTCCCGCACTCTGGTGCAGGACATCGATCTGCCGGACGGTCCATCGCCGCATCAGGTGCGGGCCGCCTTCTTCGCCCTCGGCCTTCCCCCCCACATGTTCCGCGACTTCGCCGCCCTGGTGGGGCGGCTGTTCGAAGCGGTGCGCGATCGGGGACTGCTGCTGGCGGAGATCAATCCCCTGGCCGTCACGCCGGACGGGTCCTTCCTCTGCCTGGACGGCAAGGTGGAAATCGACGACGCCTCCCTGGCCGCCGACCCGGAGCTGGAGCGGTTCTTCGAACCCCTGCACCACACCCCGGAGGAAAGCGAGGCGCGCGCCGCCGGACTGGCCTACGTGGGCCTGGACGGCTGGGTGGGGCTGCTGGCCAACGGCGCCGGCTTGGCCATGGCCACCATGGACACCCTCAACCTGGCCGGGCTGCCCGCGGCCAACTTCCTGGACCTGGGAGGCGCGGCCGACGTGGCCCGCATGCGCCGGGGGCTGGACCTGCTCTTTGGCGACACCCGGGTGCGGGCGGTGTTCATCAACCTGTACGGCGGCATCCTTTCCTGCGCCGACGTGGCCCGCGCCCTGCAAAGCGCCCTGGACGGCCGAGCGCCGGAAAAGCCACTGGTGGTCCGCATGGCAGGCAATGGGGCAGAGGAGGGCAGGCGACTGCTGGCCGACCTGGACCTCAAGGGCATCCACCCGGCGGAAACCATGCCCAGCGCCCTGGAGCTGCTCGGCAACATGGGGCCCCGGGTGCAATGGAACGGACCAGCCCCCGGCGCGGAGGACGAGGCCAATCCCGGGGCCGCCTTGCCCGTGGTCCTGGACACGGGGGAGCGTTCACAGCCCGACGCGCTGCGCCTCACCGGGGAGACCCGGGTGCTGGTGCAGGGTATCACCGGCAAGGTCGCCGCTGGCCACACCCGCCGCATGCTGGATTACGGCACCAACGTCGTGGGCGGGGTGACGCCCTTCAAGGGCGGACAGACCGTGCACGGCCTGCCGGTCCACGACTCGGTGGAAGAGGCCGTGCGCGAGCACGACGTGGAACTCTCCGTGGTCTTCGTGCCAGCCTCCTTCGCCCCGGACGCCATTCTGGAGGCCGCCCGCGCCGGGGTTCCCTGGGTGGTCTGCATCACCGAGGGCGTGGCCCAGCAGGAGATGCTGCGCCTTCTCCCCAAACTCGAGCGACTCGGCACGCGGCTCATCGGCCCCAACACCCCCGGCGTCATCGCCCCCGGCCGGGCCAAGGCGGGCATCATGCCCGTGGACCCCTTCACCCCCGGGCGCGTGGCCATCCTCTCCCGCAGCGGAACCCTTACCTACGAGGCGGCCGCCCGGCTCTCCCGCGCGGGCATCGGGCAAAGCCTGGCCCTGGGCATCGGCGGCGACCCCTTCGTGGGCGGCGGATTCGCCGAAGCCCTGGACATGCTGGCCGATGACGGGGAAACTGACGCGGTACTGCTTCTAGGCGAAATCGGAGGCCGGGCCGAGGAGCGGCTGGCCGAGCACGTGCTGCGCACCGGCTTCGCCAAGCCCCTGGCCGCCTTCCTGGCCGGGGTCACAGCCCCGCCGGGCCGTCGCCTGGGCCACGCCGGGGCCATTCTGGAGGAGTCGAGCGGCGAGGTGGCGAGCAAGATCCACGCACTGCGCTCGGCGGGTGTCGAATTGTGCCCGGACCTGGAGAGCATTCCCGGCGTCATGGCCGGGCTGCTCGAGTGA
- a CDS encoding thioredoxin domain-containing protein — protein MTLEFTTRAVLFLLLIGFGLAMSILSLLENRVDWVSRLCSVFGSGCRRTARFSLLAVPVAVWGVVFYVVLLAAVFWADPFVFWFVMAGLGFELTFVRILVVARIFCIFCVLNAVAIVGLAALAASPGMLWEAAATALFFYIVSGVWLNIENEGELESEDESSEYESEDHGVAAKVDGRPITEDEIQRPLIQDIHQHQMEVFRLKRDMLDTFLREEVLRLEAERRGIQLSRLVQEHALCGLESDDEECHKRIEEFADELAANHEIEILMRPPPLPCVNLDVTGSPAKGPDDAEVVVVEFSDYMCPACGNAHEEAKKVQEHFQGRVRWVFMNFPLPMHRGADVMARAALCAREQYAFWEYQDRMFVLGGYPGFDGLVDVAGELGLETKPFRECLEQGRHKDKVDNDFHEGRSVGVVSTPTFFINGRMQRGMRSHKEAIRIIEEEEQRCIRLRRKKSRAKDHSHGLW, from the coding sequence ATGACTCTTGAATTCACCACGCGGGCCGTTCTCTTCCTTCTGCTGATCGGCTTCGGCCTCGCCATGTCCATCCTCTCGCTCCTCGAGAACAGGGTGGACTGGGTCAGCCGATTGTGCAGCGTGTTCGGATCAGGGTGCCGGCGAACGGCCCGGTTCTCGCTGCTGGCCGTTCCGGTGGCGGTATGGGGGGTGGTGTTCTACGTGGTCTTGCTCGCGGCCGTGTTCTGGGCGGACCCGTTCGTATTCTGGTTCGTCATGGCCGGTCTGGGATTCGAGCTGACCTTTGTTCGCATATTGGTCGTGGCTCGAATATTCTGCATCTTCTGCGTCCTGAACGCTGTGGCCATAGTTGGGCTGGCAGCCCTTGCGGCCTCTCCCGGAATGCTCTGGGAAGCGGCGGCCACGGCTCTCTTTTTCTACATTGTCTCAGGCGTTTGGCTGAACATTGAAAACGAGGGGGAACTGGAGTCCGAGGACGAATCGAGCGAATACGAATCCGAGGATCACGGCGTGGCGGCGAAGGTGGACGGCCGCCCCATCACCGAGGATGAAATCCAGCGGCCACTGATTCAGGACATTCACCAGCACCAGATGGAGGTATTCCGCCTCAAGCGCGACATGCTCGACACATTTCTACGCGAAGAGGTCTTGCGGCTGGAGGCGGAGCGGAGGGGCATCCAGTTGAGCAGGCTCGTCCAGGAGCACGCCCTGTGCGGACTGGAATCAGACGACGAGGAGTGTCACAAGCGCATCGAGGAATTCGCCGACGAACTGGCCGCCAATCATGAAATCGAGATACTCATGCGCCCGCCTCCGCTGCCGTGCGTGAATCTGGATGTGACCGGCAGCCCGGCCAAGGGGCCCGACGACGCCGAGGTCGTGGTGGTTGAATTCTCCGATTACATGTGTCCCGCCTGCGGGAACGCGCACGAGGAAGCCAAGAAGGTCCAGGAGCATTTTCAGGGGCGGGTTCGCTGGGTGTTCATGAATTTTCCCCTGCCCATGCATCGGGGCGCGGACGTCATGGCCCGGGCCGCGCTCTGCGCGCGTGAGCAGTACGCCTTCTGGGAATACCAGGACAGGATGTTCGTCCTGGGCGGCTATCCCGGGTTCGACGGACTGGTGGACGTCGCCGGAGAGTTGGGGCTTGAAACCAAGCCGTTTCGCGAATGCCTGGAGCAGGGACGGCACAAGGACAAAGTGGATAACGACTTCCACGAGGGGCGGTCCGTTGGCGTCGTCTCCACCCCGACATTCTTCATCAACGGCCGCATGCAGCGCGGCATGCGCTCCCACAAGGAAGCTATCCGCATCATCGAGGAAGAAGAGCAGCGATGTATCCGGCTGCGGAGAAAGAAGTCCCGGGCAAAGGATCACAGCCATGGGCTGTGGTAA